A region of bacterium DNA encodes the following proteins:
- a CDS encoding DHH family phosphoesterase, translating into MNLSIAGNYSTLHLHSINNNYKKNNLKSLGFSGQELLTAEVKGKLTYIESEIKQAKKIVILTHEGSDGDAVGSSAALKNLIAAKYPDKKVDVIIINNLPKASKSLKDVESFEFINQNSDIESIKTRDYDLAISVDCSTKKRMGKGSEIFDFAKRKIKIDHHLNGTDFADVNLVCSNASAASQIIFLLANQMGVNLTTNLAADILLGIITDTGNLQYNVIKPSDVYQDCSILTKKVDPRTMQIRSTAYMPQNALPYYSDAIKDIRFNGGIVYFVSDDEKNKEKADKYKLSLSDVKKTQDRIFELMKKLKGVQIAVKFTNKKDTTLVQLCGKGINVNEIAEKYGAGGGCHEEIASFIINKKPEEFIQEISKTVENQKK; encoded by the coding sequence ATGAATTTAAGTATTGCCGGTAATTATTCAACACTTCATCTTCATTCCATTAATAACAATTATAAAAAAAATAATTTAAAATCTCTTGGCTTTAGTGGTCAGGAATTATTAACTGCCGAAGTTAAGGGAAAACTTACATATATAGAGAGTGAAATTAAACAGGCAAAAAAAATTGTTATTCTTACTCATGAAGGGTCTGATGGAGACGCAGTCGGTTCCAGTGCTGCCTTGAAAAATTTAATTGCCGCAAAATACCCTGATAAAAAAGTTGACGTTATTATAATAAACAATCTTCCCAAAGCCTCTAAAAGTTTAAAAGACGTAGAATCGTTTGAATTTATCAATCAAAATTCTGATATTGAATCAATAAAAACAAGAGATTATGATCTTGCCATATCAGTGGACTGTTCGACAAAAAAAAGAATGGGAAAAGGCTCAGAAATATTTGATTTTGCGAAAAGAAAAATCAAAATTGACCACCACCTAAACGGAACAGATTTTGCTGATGTTAATCTTGTTTGCTCTAATGCTTCAGCTGCTTCTCAAATAATATTTTTGCTGGCAAATCAAATGGGAGTTAACCTTACTACAAATTTAGCTGCTGATATTCTTTTAGGGATTATTACAGATACAGGCAACTTACAATATAATGTAATAAAACCGTCTGATGTATATCAGGACTGTTCTATACTGACAAAAAAAGTTGACCCCAGAACAATGCAGATAAGATCAACAGCATACATGCCGCAAAATGCTTTACCTTATTATTCTGATGCGATTAAAGATATTCGATTTAATGGAGGAATAGTTTATTTTGTAAGTGATGATGAAAAGAACAAAGAAAAAGCAGATAAATACAAACTTTCCTTGTCTGATGTTAAAAAAACGCAAGATAGAATTTTTGAGTTAATGAAAAAGCTAAAAGGCGTACAAATAGCAGTTAAATTTACAAATAAAAAGGATACTACACTTGTCCAACTTTGCGGCAAAGGAATTAATGTAAACGAAATAGCTGAAAAGTACGGAGCAGGAGGTGGATGCCATGAAGAGATAGCATCATTTATTATCAACAAAAAACCCGAAGAATTTATTCAAGAAATTTCTAAAACCGTAGAAAATCAAAAAAAATAA